In Macrobrachium rosenbergii isolate ZJJX-2024 chromosome 4, ASM4041242v1, whole genome shotgun sequence, one genomic interval encodes:
- the LOC136832614 gene encoding uncharacterized protein isoform X1, with product MVAGKDYVKPICCESCRKNMEDIRLHVVWNPVPYEENIFWPSEDRRLSGCVPETPDVTPQQRSSADSSVFIAQNDPFLWSANDCWSLPSTDQLPAHPGNEYGATDSHSNVEGTPGDSPPLEHLSVHEWSSRLEYSQEELSPIESVSNFSGSEISDIETSPGFDVRSSVWLSDGMDEVDDVETKQPVSPIRRLRRSSRVPCRTERLCTEGRRSLNLDTERNASPEAIHCEYFSPVQTMVDPLTRIQSTTRSRDRGPKSWEFLVRLLKDSSSNPELVCWEDKERFTFRIKQPRIVAQMWGKRVNKEITYENFARSLRYHYGKGGLEDVREQKLVYGLGEKGKAFLSKLCSH from the exons ATGGTAGCTGGGAAAGACTACGTGAAACCGATCTGTTGTGAAAGTTGTAGAAAAAACATGGAAGATATCCGACTTCACGTTGTTTGGAATCCAGTGCCATATGAAGAG AATATCTTCTGGCCCTCTGAGGATCGTCGCCTCTCGGGATGCGTGCCAGAGACTCCTGACGTGACGCCTCAGCAGAGGAGCTCGG caGATTCTAGTGTATTTATCGCCCAAAATGATCCTTTCTTGTGGTCTGCTAATGATTGCTGGTCACTGCCCAGTACCGATCAACTGCCAGCTCACCCAGGAAATGAATATG GTGCTACAGACAGTCACTCTAACGTAGAAGGCACACCTGGGGACTCTCCACCTTTAGAACACCTCTCCGTTCATGAATGGTCCTCTAGGCTTGAGTATAGCCAAGAAGAGTTATCTCCGATTGAATCCGTCTCCAATTTCTCGGGCAGCGAGATTTCAGACATAGAAACGTCTCCTGGATTTGACG TGCGGAGTTCTGTCTGGCTTTCGGACGGAATGGACGAGGTCGACGACGTGGAGACGAAGCAACCGGTCTCACCGATTCGGAGACTCAGGCGAAGTTCTCGGGTTCCCTGCAGGACTGAGA GACTTTGCACTGAAGGCAGACGTTCCCTAAATCTCGACACTGAACGTAACGCGAGTCCTGAGGCGATTCATTGCGAGTATTTCTCTCCCGTACAAACTATGGTCGATCCGCTCACCAGAATTCAAAGTACCACTAGAAGTCGAG ATCGTGGACCAAAATCCTGGGAATTCCTAGTGAGGCTCCTAAAAGACAGCTCCAGCAACCCAGAGCTCGTCTGCTGGGAAGACAAGGAGAGATTCACATTCCGCATCAAGCAGCCCAGAATCGTTGCTCAAATGTGGGGAAAAAGAGTAAACAAGGAGATCACCTACGAGAATTTTGCAAGAAGTCTTCG ATACCACTATGGGAAAGGGGGTCTAGAGGATGTGCGTGAGCAGAAGCTGGTTTACGGGTTAGGCGAGAAAGGCAAAGCTTTCCTAAGCAAGCTGTGTTCACACTAA
- the LOC136832614 gene encoding uncharacterized protein isoform X2: MVAGKDYVKPICCESCRKNMEDIRLHVVWNPVPYEENIFWPSEDRRLSGCVPETPDVTPQQRSSDSSVFIAQNDPFLWSANDCWSLPSTDQLPAHPGNEYGATDSHSNVEGTPGDSPPLEHLSVHEWSSRLEYSQEELSPIESVSNFSGSEISDIETSPGFDVRSSVWLSDGMDEVDDVETKQPVSPIRRLRRSSRVPCRTERLCTEGRRSLNLDTERNASPEAIHCEYFSPVQTMVDPLTRIQSTTRSRDRGPKSWEFLVRLLKDSSSNPELVCWEDKERFTFRIKQPRIVAQMWGKRVNKEITYENFARSLRYHYGKGGLEDVREQKLVYGLGEKGKAFLSKLCSH, from the exons ATGGTAGCTGGGAAAGACTACGTGAAACCGATCTGTTGTGAAAGTTGTAGAAAAAACATGGAAGATATCCGACTTCACGTTGTTTGGAATCCAGTGCCATATGAAGAG AATATCTTCTGGCCCTCTGAGGATCGTCGCCTCTCGGGATGCGTGCCAGAGACTCCTGACGTGACGCCTCAGCAGAGGAGCTCGG ATTCTAGTGTATTTATCGCCCAAAATGATCCTTTCTTGTGGTCTGCTAATGATTGCTGGTCACTGCCCAGTACCGATCAACTGCCAGCTCACCCAGGAAATGAATATG GTGCTACAGACAGTCACTCTAACGTAGAAGGCACACCTGGGGACTCTCCACCTTTAGAACACCTCTCCGTTCATGAATGGTCCTCTAGGCTTGAGTATAGCCAAGAAGAGTTATCTCCGATTGAATCCGTCTCCAATTTCTCGGGCAGCGAGATTTCAGACATAGAAACGTCTCCTGGATTTGACG TGCGGAGTTCTGTCTGGCTTTCGGACGGAATGGACGAGGTCGACGACGTGGAGACGAAGCAACCGGTCTCACCGATTCGGAGACTCAGGCGAAGTTCTCGGGTTCCCTGCAGGACTGAGA GACTTTGCACTGAAGGCAGACGTTCCCTAAATCTCGACACTGAACGTAACGCGAGTCCTGAGGCGATTCATTGCGAGTATTTCTCTCCCGTACAAACTATGGTCGATCCGCTCACCAGAATTCAAAGTACCACTAGAAGTCGAG ATCGTGGACCAAAATCCTGGGAATTCCTAGTGAGGCTCCTAAAAGACAGCTCCAGCAACCCAGAGCTCGTCTGCTGGGAAGACAAGGAGAGATTCACATTCCGCATCAAGCAGCCCAGAATCGTTGCTCAAATGTGGGGAAAAAGAGTAAACAAGGAGATCACCTACGAGAATTTTGCAAGAAGTCTTCG ATACCACTATGGGAAAGGGGGTCTAGAGGATGTGCGTGAGCAGAAGCTGGTTTACGGGTTAGGCGAGAAAGGCAAAGCTTTCCTAAGCAAGCTGTGTTCACACTAA
- the LOC136837230 gene encoding uncharacterized protein, with protein sequence MPVPRHPIDLPPGDPKIDSQSLPVPLECTEQCQAPSIPNGEQSPNPIPVPGPALVPVPEHASDLHSRDPSSDPLSSSGLAPLLNGAVSQPMPELVIATHEPPTPSRTSSSLSRSSADSSVSKDSATPQATATTWGRACEECPCCSHQRS encoded by the coding sequence atgccagtgccaaggcacccaatCGATCTCCCCCCTGGAGATCCCAAAATTGactctcaatctctgccagtgccacttgagtgcactgagcagtgccaagctccatccatcccGAACGGTgagcaatctccaaatcctatacccgtgcctggccctgccttagtgccagtgccagagcacgcctcAGACCTCCATTCGAGAGATCCCAGTTCGGATCCCCTGTCTTCGTCTGGCTTGGCTCCACTACTCAACGGTGCGGTctcacaacccatgcctgagttggtcattgcaACCCACGAGCCTCCCACACCCTCCAGaacatcttcctccctttcccggTCCTCCGCAGACTCCagtgtgagtaaggattctgccacaccTCAAGCAACTGCAACTACTTGGGGCAGAGCCTGTGAAGAATGCCCCTGCTGCAGCCATCAAAGAAGCTGA
- the LOC136832614 gene encoding ETS-related transcription factor Elf-4-like isoform X4 encodes MVAGKDYVKPICCESCRKNMEDIRLHVVWNPVPYEENIFWPSEDRRLSGCVPETPDVTPQQRSSDSSVFIAQNDPFLWSANDCWSLPSTDQLPAHPGNEYVRSSVWLSDGMDEVDDVETKQPVSPIRRLRRSSRVPCRTERLCTEGRRSLNLDTERNASPEAIHCEYFSPVQTMVDPLTRIQSTTRSRDRGPKSWEFLVRLLKDSSSNPELVCWEDKERFTFRIKQPRIVAQMWGKRVNKEITYENFARSLRYHYGKGGLEDVREQKLVYGLGEKGKAFLSKLCSH; translated from the exons ATGGTAGCTGGGAAAGACTACGTGAAACCGATCTGTTGTGAAAGTTGTAGAAAAAACATGGAAGATATCCGACTTCACGTTGTTTGGAATCCAGTGCCATATGAAGAG AATATCTTCTGGCCCTCTGAGGATCGTCGCCTCTCGGGATGCGTGCCAGAGACTCCTGACGTGACGCCTCAGCAGAGGAGCTCGG ATTCTAGTGTATTTATCGCCCAAAATGATCCTTTCTTGTGGTCTGCTAATGATTGCTGGTCACTGCCCAGTACCGATCAACTGCCAGCTCACCCAGGAAATGAATATG TGCGGAGTTCTGTCTGGCTTTCGGACGGAATGGACGAGGTCGACGACGTGGAGACGAAGCAACCGGTCTCACCGATTCGGAGACTCAGGCGAAGTTCTCGGGTTCCCTGCAGGACTGAGA GACTTTGCACTGAAGGCAGACGTTCCCTAAATCTCGACACTGAACGTAACGCGAGTCCTGAGGCGATTCATTGCGAGTATTTCTCTCCCGTACAAACTATGGTCGATCCGCTCACCAGAATTCAAAGTACCACTAGAAGTCGAG ATCGTGGACCAAAATCCTGGGAATTCCTAGTGAGGCTCCTAAAAGACAGCTCCAGCAACCCAGAGCTCGTCTGCTGGGAAGACAAGGAGAGATTCACATTCCGCATCAAGCAGCCCAGAATCGTTGCTCAAATGTGGGGAAAAAGAGTAAACAAGGAGATCACCTACGAGAATTTTGCAAGAAGTCTTCG ATACCACTATGGGAAAGGGGGTCTAGAGGATGTGCGTGAGCAGAAGCTGGTTTACGGGTTAGGCGAGAAAGGCAAAGCTTTCCTAAGCAAGCTGTGTTCACACTAA
- the LOC136832614 gene encoding ETS-related transcription factor Elf-4-like isoform X3, producing MVAGKDYVKPICCESCRKNMEDIRLHVVWNPVPYEENIFWPSEDRRLSGCVPETPDVTPQQRSSADSSVFIAQNDPFLWSANDCWSLPSTDQLPAHPGNEYVRSSVWLSDGMDEVDDVETKQPVSPIRRLRRSSRVPCRTERLCTEGRRSLNLDTERNASPEAIHCEYFSPVQTMVDPLTRIQSTTRSRDRGPKSWEFLVRLLKDSSSNPELVCWEDKERFTFRIKQPRIVAQMWGKRVNKEITYENFARSLRYHYGKGGLEDVREQKLVYGLGEKGKAFLSKLCSH from the exons ATGGTAGCTGGGAAAGACTACGTGAAACCGATCTGTTGTGAAAGTTGTAGAAAAAACATGGAAGATATCCGACTTCACGTTGTTTGGAATCCAGTGCCATATGAAGAG AATATCTTCTGGCCCTCTGAGGATCGTCGCCTCTCGGGATGCGTGCCAGAGACTCCTGACGTGACGCCTCAGCAGAGGAGCTCGG caGATTCTAGTGTATTTATCGCCCAAAATGATCCTTTCTTGTGGTCTGCTAATGATTGCTGGTCACTGCCCAGTACCGATCAACTGCCAGCTCACCCAGGAAATGAATATG TGCGGAGTTCTGTCTGGCTTTCGGACGGAATGGACGAGGTCGACGACGTGGAGACGAAGCAACCGGTCTCACCGATTCGGAGACTCAGGCGAAGTTCTCGGGTTCCCTGCAGGACTGAGA GACTTTGCACTGAAGGCAGACGTTCCCTAAATCTCGACACTGAACGTAACGCGAGTCCTGAGGCGATTCATTGCGAGTATTTCTCTCCCGTACAAACTATGGTCGATCCGCTCACCAGAATTCAAAGTACCACTAGAAGTCGAG ATCGTGGACCAAAATCCTGGGAATTCCTAGTGAGGCTCCTAAAAGACAGCTCCAGCAACCCAGAGCTCGTCTGCTGGGAAGACAAGGAGAGATTCACATTCCGCATCAAGCAGCCCAGAATCGTTGCTCAAATGTGGGGAAAAAGAGTAAACAAGGAGATCACCTACGAGAATTTTGCAAGAAGTCTTCG ATACCACTATGGGAAAGGGGGTCTAGAGGATGTGCGTGAGCAGAAGCTGGTTTACGGGTTAGGCGAGAAAGGCAAAGCTTTCCTAAGCAAGCTGTGTTCACACTAA